A window from Armatimonas rosea encodes these proteins:
- a CDS encoding phosphatidylglycerol lysyltransferase domain-containing protein — protein sequence MRPGWITVLLLGAVAVAIAFQRQELLALIVALEQARLVPVLGAIGCQLGFFVLMIALHATAFAAVGAPVRARVLAPVWFTSLFLNLTVPGTGATAFVADATRRGVAPARATAALLVVRVCDLATFGVVLLAGLVTLWLHGALRPAELLAALGLLVLIGLWGGGLVLAHRELARLERLLAGMERLARGRLPAGWGAEQARHASESAGELFAQPRRLLAPLCLALAAHVADLFCLAFLSRAFGLHLAPGTVLAAFSVGLLFWIVAVTPDGLGAVEGMMTVTFVSLGVPVVKAAAVTLAFRGLALWLPLAVGAVLHLSRLRLHPRSDLGVRVLSGLTALMGLTNLISATLPALGLRLSFLRNHLPLEVRYGSRLATVLAAFALFLLAQGLLRRKKLAHRLAIVAVVLSVVAHLSKGLDWEEAVLGLGLLTMLWSQRTKFIARSDGPTIHQGVRVLVGALGFTLVYGILGFWLLDRHFAYDFGFRAALEQTLAMFFSFSDPGPLPVTRFGRWFTESIYTVGATTLGYALFTLLQPVLLRQRATPTEQLRAKTIVEAHGCSSLARFVLFSDKLYWFSAGGSVVGYALVGRSAVALGDPIGPTDDIAAAITGFVAFCTENDWEPAFYQTLPDHLDAYQAAGLQALGIGSEAVVDVASFTLAGRAVKSLRGGVGRLRKAGYTAEVLSPPYSPELLRQLKAVSDDWLHQQHGGEKRFSLGWFDEAYLNDGPLAVVHDADGTLVAFANVIPEYQKSESTIDLMRRRRDAESGVMDLVFVTLFEWAREQGFATFNLGLAPLSGVGQDADDPLVERVLNLVFRSGGRFYSFEGLHAYKKKFLPTWEPRYLIYRSSLALPQAAAAVVRADNPGHSLRFFTIAKKIKPVGTNSPSGDALLSGNPP from the coding sequence ATGCGACCTGGGTGGATAACGGTACTCCTCTTGGGGGCGGTTGCGGTCGCGATTGCCTTCCAGCGCCAGGAGCTTCTCGCGCTGATTGTCGCGCTGGAGCAGGCACGGCTCGTCCCCGTTCTGGGCGCGATAGGCTGCCAGCTGGGCTTCTTTGTGCTCATGATCGCGCTCCATGCCACGGCGTTTGCCGCGGTCGGTGCGCCGGTGCGTGCCCGTGTCCTTGCCCCCGTTTGGTTTACATCGCTGTTTCTCAACCTGACGGTCCCCGGCACCGGGGCGACCGCCTTTGTCGCCGATGCGACCCGCCGCGGGGTCGCCCCTGCCCGTGCGACCGCCGCGCTCCTCGTGGTGCGGGTCTGTGATCTGGCGACCTTCGGCGTGGTCCTGCTCGCCGGCTTGGTGACCCTCTGGCTCCATGGCGCGCTCCGTCCCGCGGAGCTCCTCGCGGCGCTGGGGCTCCTGGTGCTGATCGGTCTCTGGGGCGGGGGGCTCGTGCTGGCCCACCGGGAGCTTGCCCGGCTGGAGCGGCTCCTCGCGGGTATGGAGCGCTTGGCGCGGGGGCGGCTCCCTGCCGGCTGGGGAGCAGAGCAGGCCCGCCATGCCAGTGAGAGCGCAGGCGAGCTCTTTGCGCAGCCACGGCGACTCCTGGCTCCGCTCTGTCTGGCGCTCGCCGCGCACGTGGCCGATCTCTTCTGCCTCGCCTTTCTCTCTCGTGCGTTTGGGCTCCACCTCGCACCGGGCACCGTTCTGGCCGCGTTCTCGGTCGGGCTCCTCTTCTGGATTGTTGCTGTCACCCCCGATGGCCTGGGCGCGGTCGAGGGGATGATGACTGTGACCTTTGTCTCGCTGGGAGTGCCCGTGGTCAAGGCCGCCGCCGTAACCCTGGCCTTTCGGGGGCTGGCGCTCTGGCTTCCCCTGGCGGTGGGGGCGGTGCTCCACCTGAGCCGGCTGCGCCTGCACCCGCGGAGCGACCTCGGTGTCCGGGTGCTTAGCGGTCTGACCGCGCTCATGGGCCTGACCAACCTCATCAGCGCCACTCTCCCCGCGCTGGGGCTGCGCCTCTCGTTCCTGCGCAACCACCTGCCGCTGGAGGTGCGCTACGGATCCCGCCTAGCGACTGTTCTCGCAGCGTTCGCGCTCTTTCTGCTGGCCCAGGGGCTCCTGCGGCGTAAGAAGCTCGCGCACCGGCTGGCGATAGTCGCGGTCGTGCTCTCCGTGGTGGCGCACCTCTCCAAGGGCCTCGACTGGGAAGAGGCGGTGCTGGGGCTGGGGCTCCTGACCATGCTCTGGTCGCAGCGCACCAAGTTTATCGCCCGCTCCGACGGCCCGACCATCCACCAAGGCGTCCGTGTGCTGGTCGGGGCGCTGGGCTTTACCTTGGTCTATGGCATCCTGGGATTCTGGCTCCTGGACCGCCACTTCGCCTACGACTTTGGTTTCCGTGCCGCTCTGGAGCAGACCCTGGCGATGTTCTTCTCGTTCAGCGACCCGGGGCCGCTCCCGGTGACACGCTTTGGGCGCTGGTTCACGGAGTCGATCTACACGGTGGGGGCGACCACGCTGGGCTACGCCCTCTTTACGCTCCTCCAGCCCGTGCTCCTGCGCCAGCGCGCCACTCCCACCGAGCAGCTCCGCGCCAAGACAATTGTCGAGGCCCACGGGTGCTCGTCGCTGGCACGCTTTGTTCTCTTCTCGGACAAGCTCTACTGGTTCAGTGCGGGGGGCTCGGTGGTGGGCTACGCCTTGGTGGGACGCTCGGCGGTCGCGCTGGGGGACCCGATCGGACCCACCGACGATATCGCCGCCGCGATCACGGGCTTTGTGGCCTTCTGCACCGAGAATGACTGGGAGCCCGCCTTCTACCAGACCCTCCCGGACCACCTCGATGCCTACCAGGCGGCGGGGCTCCAGGCCCTGGGGATCGGCAGTGAGGCGGTGGTCGATGTCGCGAGCTTCACCCTGGCCGGGCGCGCGGTGAAGAGCCTGCGGGGGGGAGTGGGGCGGCTCCGGAAGGCGGGCTACACGGCGGAGGTGCTCTCGCCCCCGTACTCGCCCGAGCTCCTGCGCCAGCTAAAAGCGGTCAGCGATGACTGGCTCCACCAGCAGCACGGTGGGGAGAAGCGCTTCTCGCTGGGCTGGTTCGACGAGGCCTACCTCAACGATGGCCCTCTGGCGGTGGTGCACGATGCCGACGGAACTCTGGTTGCCTTTGCCAATGTGATCCCCGAGTACCAGAAGTCCGAGAGTACGATCGACCTCATGCGCCGCCGCCGGGATGCGGAGTCCGGGGTGATGGACCTGGTCTTTGTGACGCTCTTTGAGTGGGCGCGGGAGCAGGGGTTTGCGACCTTTAACCTCGGGCTGGCTCCGCTCTCTGGGGTGGGACAGGACGCCGACGATCCCTTGGTGGAGCGGGTTCTGAACCTTGTTTTTCGGAGCGGGGGACGCTTCTATTCCTTTGAGGGGCTCCATGCCTACAAGAAAAAATTCCTCCCCACGTGGGAGCCGCGCTACCTGATCTACCGGAGCTCGCTGGCACTTCCCCAGGCCGCCGCCGCCGTGGTTCGCGCCGACAACCCCGGTCATTCCCTCAGGTTTTTCACGATTGCAAAAAAAATTAAGCCCGTGGGAACAAATTCACCCTCGGGTGACGCATTGCTCTCTGGAAATCCCCCTTAG
- a CDS encoding alpha/beta hydrolase: MKRFVLPALVALTVMHVAPVRADIFHAFHERQVMGHKLSGKLEKAQYYSAALGEKRALYVYTPPAFALNPTQRYPVLVLLHGAPGEPLDWLYEGNAHRAIDQAIASGALPPCLVVLPDGHGPFYKGGSEWADAKGGTCNMETAVVRDLTQYMEKTYRASTNPALWAIGGLSEGGYGAANLAVRHPDRFQSALVFSGDLRVKDDWGDDTDVFGTDPAVRSANSPIEQIRRVPAELRKKLHFYVAVGADDDQELVSDAVGFTSVARSEGATVRLDRDPGAHKWGFWSAHFQSALPLLGQWWKQVIA; the protein is encoded by the coding sequence ATGAAACGCTTTGTCTTACCGGCCCTCGTTGCCCTGACTGTGATGCACGTCGCCCCTGTCCGTGCCGATATTTTTCATGCCTTTCACGAGCGCCAGGTCATGGGGCATAAGCTCAGTGGGAAGCTGGAGAAGGCCCAGTACTACTCCGCGGCGCTGGGGGAGAAGCGGGCGCTCTATGTCTACACGCCCCCTGCCTTTGCCCTGAACCCCACCCAGCGCTACCCCGTGCTGGTCCTGCTCCACGGTGCGCCCGGCGAGCCGCTCGACTGGCTCTACGAGGGCAATGCCCACCGCGCGATCGACCAGGCCATTGCCTCGGGCGCGCTTCCTCCCTGCCTCGTGGTCCTCCCCGATGGCCATGGCCCCTTCTACAAAGGCGGCTCGGAGTGGGCCGATGCCAAGGGCGGCACGTGCAACATGGAGACCGCGGTGGTGCGGGACCTGACCCAGTACATGGAGAAGACCTACCGCGCCAGCACCAACCCCGCTCTCTGGGCGATTGGCGGGCTCTCGGAGGGCGGCTACGGCGCGGCCAACCTGGCGGTGCGCCACCCGGACCGCTTCCAGAGCGCCCTGGTCTTCTCCGGCGACCTGCGGGTCAAGGACGACTGGGGGGACGATACCGATGTCTTTGGGACCGATCCGGCGGTGCGCAGTGCCAACTCGCCGATCGAGCAGATCCGCCGTGTTCCCGCCGAGCTCCGCAAGAAGCTGCACTTCTACGTGGCGGTGGGCGCCGACGATGACCAGGAGCTAGTGAGCGATGCGGTGGGCTTCACCAGTGTCGCGCGCTCCGAGGGAGCGACCGTTCGTCTGGACCGAGACCCGGGTGCGCATAAGTGGGGCTTCTGGAGTGCACACTTCCAGAGTGCCCTGCCGCTCCTGGGACAGTGGTGGAAGCAGGTGATAGCCTAA
- a CDS encoding DUF4337 domain-containing protein, with product MSDIQDTIQEVIETAPAAPGKEDRLNSAIAIFVALSATFMAICNIKDGNIVQAMAQAQAHSVSKYSQYQSKSTKQNLAETTLALAEMQKAPEATLTHYRDEVARYEKEKGEILAEAKGLEEEYNQLNIHDDQFDMSEACLSVGLALFGITALTRKRWLLVFACCLAGIGVFLGLGGFLGWSFHPDWLAKLLG from the coding sequence ATGAGTGATATTCAGGATACGATACAAGAAGTGATCGAGACCGCTCCCGCCGCTCCCGGCAAGGAGGACCGGCTGAACTCGGCGATTGCGATCTTTGTGGCCCTCTCGGCGACCTTTATGGCGATCTGCAACATCAAAGATGGCAACATTGTCCAGGCGATGGCGCAGGCGCAGGCGCATAGTGTGAGTAAGTACAGCCAGTACCAGTCCAAGAGCACCAAGCAGAACCTCGCGGAGACCACCCTGGCGCTCGCAGAGATGCAGAAGGCCCCCGAGGCAACCCTGACACACTACCGAGACGAAGTCGCGCGCTACGAGAAAGAGAAGGGGGAGATCCTCGCCGAGGCAAAGGGCCTGGAGGAGGAGTACAACCAGCTCAATATCCACGACGACCAGTTCGATATGTCCGAGGCCTGCCTCTCGGTGGGGCTGGCGCTCTTTGGGATCACCGCCCTCACCCGCAAGCGCTGGCTCTTAGTCTTCGCCTGCTGTCTTGCGGGTATCGGGGTCTTTCTTGGGCTCGGCGGTTTCCTCGGCTGGTCCTTCCACCCGGACTGGCTCGCCAAGCTCCTGGGCTAG
- a CDS encoding glycosyltransferase: MSEPNRPIFYDPTQRRGVLLQRLLLLGGVLGATALAIFFASILSVPISHRVRLPVPKFLPDNPRRAAESDHAPLPEHTRLPLALPVGGEAPGKGEGVVGGFYVDWDEVSIASLRLHASELTHLFPGWLHLNDTGDGLRITDHDPADDEARALAQKYHLAVFPLVNNFSANVNDFEEGRLHQLLKSPSKRAKVAEALLKYVSEHHYAGINLDLETEREDDREGLAVFAQEVAARFHAQALQVSACTQVGEPEEAATIARPCDFVIPMIYDQHYASGTAGPIAPEPWAEHELAQFLKAVPANKTVLAIGNYAYDWVASKPGAKTLTFGEAMVTAQESHEGTDGVVTWDREQGNPHFSYEEDGSRHEVWLLDAATSYNFLSFARSKGVTGRALWYVGSEDPTLWSCFGRGKKPENAQALRTVRYGFELDFEGEGEVLDVATLPQTGERTITTDAKGTITDERFLSYPTSCVLRRSGKAAKTIALTFDDGPDPRWTPEVLDALKTAGVPATFFITGVNAQLYPELVRRAWDEGHDIGNHSFYHPNLALVGETRTRLELDATQRAIQAITGRSTTLFRPPYGVDSQPSTSEEVMPIAAAERLGYVTVAEGIDPRDWEKGSRKRTAAQLVESIERDAEAGAGSIVLLHDSGGDRSATVAALPELVRRLKAKGYRFVTVSQLLGQRRDAAFPPVQGRQRWLSIVDRAIFATSSGLGRILSAIFLFSLIAGALRLLLTALLALRHASQPAAVTAPDFHPLTSVVIAAYNEEKVIVRTVQALLASDYPNLEVLIVDDGSKDKTAELVQSTFGAEPRVRLIVKENGGKASALNLGIESAKGEILIGLDADTLFATDTVSKLVRHFSDPTVGAVAGNIQVGNIVNRLARWQALEYTTSQNFDRRAYAQLNAIPVVPGCVGAWRTEAVRQAGLYQTDTLAEDSDLTWRVRMAGWRLLCDNDARAFTEAPEKVSELLKQRFRWTFGTLQVLWKNRRACFNRQYGAFGMVVIPLLWVFQFLLPALAPAADLGVVLSAITGNLQAAGGYMVFFFLLELSAATLALQLDGGSQYSLLWELPIQRVAYRYLLFVVLLKTLRAALSGMRAGWGKLERRGSARIQRGK; this comes from the coding sequence ATGAGTGAGCCAAACCGCCCGATCTTCTACGACCCCACCCAGCGCCGTGGGGTTCTTCTCCAGCGCCTGCTCTTACTGGGAGGGGTGCTCGGGGCCACGGCGCTGGCGATCTTCTTTGCCAGTATCCTGAGTGTCCCGATCTCCCACCGGGTCCGCCTGCCCGTCCCCAAGTTCCTCCCCGACAACCCGCGCCGCGCCGCCGAGAGCGACCACGCCCCCCTGCCCGAGCACACGCGCCTCCCGCTCGCCCTGCCGGTCGGCGGCGAGGCCCCCGGCAAGGGCGAGGGCGTGGTCGGAGGCTTCTATGTGGACTGGGACGAGGTCAGTATCGCCTCGCTACGGCTCCATGCCAGCGAGCTCACCCACCTTTTCCCCGGCTGGCTCCATCTGAACGATACCGGCGATGGCCTGCGCATCACCGACCACGACCCCGCCGACGATGAAGCCCGTGCCTTGGCTCAGAAGTACCACCTCGCGGTCTTTCCTCTGGTCAATAACTTCTCCGCCAATGTCAACGACTTTGAGGAGGGGCGCCTGCACCAGCTGCTCAAGAGTCCCAGCAAGCGTGCCAAGGTCGCGGAGGCGCTCCTCAAGTATGTCAGCGAGCACCACTACGCCGGGATCAACCTGGACCTGGAGACCGAGCGGGAAGACGACCGCGAGGGGCTGGCGGTCTTTGCCCAAGAAGTGGCGGCACGCTTCCATGCCCAGGCCCTCCAGGTCAGCGCCTGCACCCAGGTCGGGGAGCCCGAGGAGGCGGCAACTATCGCACGGCCTTGCGACTTTGTCATCCCGATGATCTACGACCAGCACTATGCCAGCGGCACCGCAGGCCCCATCGCCCCCGAGCCCTGGGCGGAGCACGAGCTCGCGCAGTTTCTCAAGGCCGTCCCCGCCAACAAGACCGTCCTGGCGATTGGCAACTACGCCTACGACTGGGTGGCCAGCAAGCCAGGTGCCAAGACCCTGACCTTTGGCGAGGCGATGGTAACGGCCCAAGAGTCTCATGAGGGCACCGATGGCGTGGTGACCTGGGATAGGGAGCAAGGCAATCCCCACTTTAGCTACGAAGAGGACGGCAGCCGGCACGAGGTCTGGCTCCTGGATGCGGCCACGTCCTACAACTTCCTGAGCTTCGCTCGGAGCAAGGGAGTCACGGGCCGTGCACTCTGGTATGTTGGCTCTGAAGACCCTACCCTCTGGAGCTGTTTTGGCCGGGGCAAGAAACCCGAAAATGCCCAGGCGCTCCGCACCGTGCGCTATGGCTTCGAGCTGGATTTTGAGGGCGAGGGCGAGGTGCTCGATGTGGCCACCCTCCCCCAGACCGGCGAGCGGACGATCACAACCGATGCCAAGGGCACGATCACCGATGAGCGCTTCCTGAGCTACCCAACCTCCTGCGTCCTCCGGCGCTCTGGCAAGGCGGCAAAGACTATTGCGCTAACCTTCGACGATGGCCCGGACCCGCGCTGGACCCCGGAGGTGCTCGATGCTCTCAAGACCGCCGGTGTCCCCGCGACCTTCTTTATCACCGGGGTCAATGCCCAGCTCTACCCCGAGCTTGTGCGGCGGGCCTGGGACGAAGGCCACGATATTGGCAACCATAGCTTCTACCACCCCAACCTCGCGCTGGTGGGCGAGACCCGAACCCGGCTGGAGCTCGATGCGACCCAGCGGGCGATCCAGGCGATCACGGGGCGCTCGACCACGCTCTTTCGCCCGCCGTACGGGGTAGACTCCCAGCCCTCGACTAGCGAGGAGGTGATGCCAATCGCCGCCGCCGAGAGGCTGGGCTATGTCACGGTCGCGGAGGGGATCGACCCACGCGACTGGGAGAAGGGCAGCCGCAAGCGCACCGCAGCGCAGCTCGTCGAGAGTATCGAGCGCGATGCCGAGGCGGGTGCCGGTAGCATCGTCCTCCTCCACGATAGTGGCGGCGACCGCTCCGCAACAGTCGCGGCGCTCCCAGAGCTCGTCCGGCGCCTCAAGGCCAAGGGCTACCGCTTTGTGACCGTCTCCCAGCTCCTGGGGCAGCGCCGCGATGCCGCCTTCCCCCCGGTCCAGGGCCGCCAGCGCTGGCTCTCGATCGTGGACCGCGCCATCTTTGCGACCTCATCGGGGCTAGGCCGAATCCTCAGCGCGATCTTCCTCTTCTCCCTGATTGCGGGGGCGCTTCGCCTGCTCCTCACCGCGCTCCTCGCCCTACGCCACGCCTCCCAGCCCGCCGCGGTCACGGCCCCAGACTTCCATCCCCTCACGTCCGTGGTGATCGCCGCCTACAACGAGGAGAAAGTGATTGTCCGCACGGTCCAGGCCCTCCTTGCCAGCGACTACCCAAACCTCGAGGTCTTAATTGTCGATGATGGTAGCAAGGACAAGACCGCCGAGCTCGTCCAGAGCACGTTTGGCGCGGAGCCCCGTGTCCGACTGATCGTCAAGGAGAACGGTGGCAAGGCAAGTGCGCTCAACCTCGGCATTGAGTCTGCCAAGGGCGAGATATTGATTGGGCTAGATGCCGACACGCTCTTTGCCACCGACACGGTCAGCAAGCTCGTGCGGCACTTCTCCGATCCCACAGTCGGGGCCGTGGCGGGCAATATCCAGGTCGGTAATATCGTCAATCGCCTCGCACGCTGGCAGGCGCTGGAGTACACCACCAGCCAGAACTTCGACCGCCGCGCCTACGCCCAGCTCAATGCGATTCCGGTCGTCCCGGGCTGTGTGGGTGCCTGGCGCACCGAGGCGGTTCGTCAAGCCGGCCTCTACCAGACCGATACCCTCGCCGAGGACTCGGACCTGACCTGGCGGGTGCGCATGGCAGGCTGGCGCCTCCTCTGCGACAACGATGCCCGCGCCTTCACCGAGGCCCCGGAGAAGGTGAGCGAGCTCCTCAAGCAGCGCTTCCGCTGGACCTTTGGGACGCTCCAGGTACTCTGGAAGAACCGCCGTGCCTGCTTCAACAGGCAGTACGGGGCCTTTGGTATGGTGGTGATTCCCCTGCTCTGGGTCTTCCAGTTTCTCCTGCCCGCGCTCGCTCCCGCCGCCGATCTGGGGGTGGTGCTCTCCGCGATCACCGGCAACCTCCAGGCAGCAGGCGGCTACATGGTCTTTTTCTTCTTGCTGGAGCTCTCCGCAGCGACACTGGCACTCCAGCTCGACGGCGGGAGCCAGTACTCGCTCCTCTGGGAGCTGCCGATCCAGCGGGTTGCCTACCGCTACTTGCTCTTTGTCGTGCTCCTCAAGACCCTCCGGGCCGCTCTCTCCGGAATGCGAGCAGGCTGGGGGAAACTGGAGCGCCGGGGCAGTGCCCGAATCCAGCGAGGAAAGTGA
- a CDS encoding sigma-70 family RNA polymerase sigma factor, whose translation MWRTRSSTTTQRHAEFDALVAKDWERFWRFAYRLTSDRDLAEDLLSETLIDAFSAFDRYRGEKFASWFFRMLTTNRIDMARKARRRQAESLDTVFSETEGKDIADNRENPELRLLNPLYSEPVQKALDALPLENRVAILLADVEGYDYVEIAQMLHIPIGTVRSRIFRGREKLRLALSQSTTPCAEERHEN comes from the coding sequence ATGTGGCGAACCCGTTCCTCGACAACCACGCAGAGACATGCGGAGTTCGACGCGCTGGTCGCAAAGGACTGGGAGCGTTTCTGGCGCTTCGCGTACCGTCTGACCAGCGACCGGGACCTGGCAGAGGACCTGCTCTCCGAGACCCTGATCGATGCCTTCAGCGCCTTCGACCGCTACCGTGGCGAGAAATTTGCAAGCTGGTTCTTCAGGATGCTCACCACCAACCGGATCGACATGGCACGTAAGGCAAGACGCCGCCAGGCCGAGAGCCTGGATACGGTCTTCTCCGAGACCGAGGGAAAAGACATTGCCGACAACCGAGAGAACCCTGAGCTCCGCCTACTAAACCCTCTCTACTCCGAGCCCGTCCAAAAGGCACTCGATGCGCTCCCCTTGGAGAACCGGGTCGCGATTCTCTTGGCCGATGTCGAGGGCTACGACTATGTCGAGATCGCCCAGATGCTCCACATCCCCATCGGCACCGTCCGCTCACGCATCTTCCGAGGCCGCGAGAAGCTCCGCCTCGCCCTTAGCCAGAGCACGACACCATGCGCAGAGGAACGCCATGAAAACTGA
- a CDS encoding sensor histidine kinase, producing the protein MAEPTTFRDRLALQTTLLCLLVLTAGGTAVFFGARAALLANLDGALLGIARAELASALDGPGGKVHLHEENQLVLHGAAGYEKYALIRNAQGDPAAYTANLKLDQLAVLDTPPVPTAHAGAATYSDIVLRGQRLRAIHYPFQDQKGTAYLATCAVPYAPLEQALQLLGAILMLALTVCGVGTLWGAQRLARRLTDPLAELARQARHIGEDSLDARIPRLSSDQELESVREGLNAMLARLETAFSERERVLEAQRQFLLDASHELRTPVSNLRGTLEVALRRPRSADDYHETLEQCLPEAERLSVLVQDLLALARADSQAEHPEHQPIPLLALVEQALQAHRARATEKSVQLCQAAESELSTLRVWGDPVRLRQVLDNLLDNALRFSPPETTITVTVTKTAEAAVVTVQDQGPGIAPDDLPFIFERFWRTDLSRARATGGLGLGLAIARSLVEAQGGTLHALSRTEPGACFELRFPHATASEVAEQG; encoded by the coding sequence ATGGCTGAGCCCACGACCTTTCGGGACCGCCTGGCGCTCCAGACAACCCTGCTCTGCTTGCTGGTGCTGACCGCGGGCGGGACCGCGGTCTTCTTTGGGGCGCGGGCGGCGCTCCTCGCCAACCTCGATGGTGCCCTGCTGGGAATCGCCCGGGCGGAGCTGGCGTCGGCGCTGGATGGGCCAGGCGGGAAGGTCCATCTCCACGAGGAGAACCAGCTGGTCCTGCACGGGGCGGCGGGCTATGAAAAGTACGCGCTGATCCGCAATGCCCAGGGCGACCCAGCGGCCTACACGGCGAACCTGAAGCTGGACCAGCTGGCGGTGCTGGACACGCCCCCCGTGCCCACGGCCCACGCCGGCGCGGCGACCTACAGCGATATCGTCCTACGGGGGCAGCGGCTCCGGGCGATCCACTACCCGTTTCAGGACCAGAAGGGAACGGCCTATCTCGCCACCTGTGCGGTTCCCTACGCCCCTTTGGAGCAGGCGCTTCAGCTCTTGGGCGCGATCTTGATGCTCGCCTTGACGGTCTGCGGGGTGGGGACGCTCTGGGGGGCGCAGCGGCTCGCGCGGCGTCTCACCGACCCCCTGGCGGAGCTGGCGCGACAGGCGCGGCACATTGGGGAGGACAGCCTGGATGCCCGGATCCCGCGCCTCTCGTCCGACCAGGAGCTGGAGAGCGTCCGCGAGGGGCTCAATGCGATGCTGGCCCGGCTGGAGACCGCTTTCTCCGAGCGAGAGCGGGTGCTGGAGGCCCAGCGGCAGTTCCTCCTGGACGCGTCCCATGAGCTGCGCACCCCGGTCTCCAACCTGCGGGGGACACTCGAGGTCGCGCTCCGTCGCCCGCGAAGTGCCGACGACTACCACGAGACCCTGGAGCAGTGCCTCCCGGAGGCGGAGCGGCTCTCGGTGCTCGTTCAGGACTTGCTCGCCCTCGCCCGCGCCGACTCCCAAGCCGAGCACCCTGAGCACCAACCGATCCCACTCCTCGCGCTGGTCGAGCAGGCGCTCCAAGCACACCGTGCCCGTGCGACCGAGAAGTCTGTCCAGCTCTGCCAGGCTGCTGAGAGCGAGCTAAGCACACTGCGGGTCTGGGGCGACCCGGTGCGGCTCCGGCAGGTGCTGGACAACCTTCTGGACAATGCCCTGCGCTTCTCCCCACCCGAAACGACGATCACGGTCACGGTGACAAAGACCGCCGAGGCGGCGGTCGTGACGGTCCAAGACCAAGGGCCGGGGATCGCCCCCGACGACCTCCCCTTTATCTTTGAGCGCTTCTGGCGCACGGACCTGTCGCGGGCACGGGCCACGGGCGGTCTTGGGCTCGGGCTGGCGATCGCCCGCTCCCTGGTCGAGGCCCAAGGTGGGACACTTCACGCGCTGTCAAGAACTGAGCCGGGGGCGTGCTTTGAGCTACGCTTTCCCCACGCCACGGCTAGCGAAGTTGCTGAGCAAGGCTGA
- a CDS encoding response regulator transcription factor: MKLLVVEDEVRGAAFLQRGLVEEGYAVDIARDARSAEEAVALQSYDLIVLDVMLPGKDGFTLCQQWRRAGVTSPILFLTARDATADLVAGLDQGGDDYLVKPFAFEVLLARIRALLRRTLSARTPPVLVFEELEIDTNTRAVQRAGVPVTLTTREYQLLEYLAFQPERTISRTQLWEHVWETGSEPDSNVVDVYIGYLRQKLGRERIETVRGQGYRLKREVLHG; this comes from the coding sequence ATGAAGCTGCTGGTGGTAGAAGACGAAGTGCGAGGGGCGGCCTTTCTCCAGCGTGGGCTCGTGGAGGAGGGCTACGCGGTGGATATCGCGCGGGATGCCCGCTCCGCAGAGGAGGCGGTTGCCCTCCAGAGCTACGATCTGATCGTCCTGGATGTCATGCTTCCCGGTAAAGACGGCTTCACGCTCTGCCAGCAGTGGCGCCGTGCGGGGGTGACAAGCCCGATTCTCTTTCTGACTGCACGGGACGCCACCGCTGACCTGGTAGCCGGGCTGGACCAGGGGGGCGATGACTACTTGGTCAAGCCCTTTGCCTTCGAGGTGCTACTCGCCCGGATTCGTGCGCTCCTGCGGCGGACTCTCAGTGCGCGCACGCCGCCCGTCCTGGTCTTTGAGGAGCTCGAGATCGACACCAATACCCGTGCTGTTCAGCGCGCGGGAGTGCCCGTGACCCTGACCACTCGTGAGTACCAGCTCCTGGAGTACCTGGCCTTCCAGCCCGAGCGGACCATCAGCCGCACCCAGCTCTGGGAGCATGTCTGGGAGACGGGAAGTGAGCCGGACTCCAATGTGGTCGATGTCTATATCGGCTATCTGCGCCAGAAGCTGGGGCGGGAGCGTATCGAGACGGTCCGTGGGCAGGGCTATCGCCTGAAGCGGGAGGTGCTCCATGGCTGA